The following proteins are co-located in the Piscirickettsia litoralis genome:
- a CDS encoding superoxide dismutase family protein, which translates to MHQVLLLALIVLSFPVTGLAHADSYLTTVKSITFSIYSLEDQDKKYLGTVTTTDTPFGLLLTPKLSYLPNGIHAWHIHQVASCDHQGKAAGKHFHHHQKNTTQHATGPYDPNAPVGDLPSLTVINHHAELPVLAPRLKLADLPGRSIVIHQFGGKYYSSITNKSGGKPIACGTINYNLTQ; encoded by the coding sequence ATGCATCAAGTCTTATTACTTGCTCTTATTGTCCTAAGCTTTCCGGTGACAGGACTTGCCCATGCAGATAGCTATCTTACAACAGTCAAATCAATCACTTTTAGCATTTATAGTCTAGAGGATCAGGATAAAAAGTATTTAGGCACAGTAACAACCACTGATACTCCTTTTGGCTTGCTGCTCACACCCAAATTAAGTTATCTCCCTAATGGAATCCATGCTTGGCACATTCATCAAGTTGCTTCATGTGATCACCAAGGCAAAGCTGCGGGTAAGCATTTTCACCACCATCAAAAGAATACAACACAACATGCAACTGGACCTTATGACCCCAACGCGCCCGTAGGTGATCTGCCCAGCCTTACCGTCATTAATCATCACGCTGAGCTTCCAGTGCTAGCGCCGCGCTTAAAGCTCGCAGATCTGCCCGGTCGCTCTATCGTTATTCACCAATTTGGTGGAAAGTACTATAGTAGCATTACAAACAAATCAGGCGGTAAACCGATCGCTTGTGGTACTATTAATTACAATCTCACCCAATAA
- a CDS encoding energy transducer TonB, translating into KLKNIRHTNTLAATQAISGDVLNKLVIYLNQVINAHKIYPEIAQELGNQGNVNVSFKLFPSGIIENLHIAQSSGYQRLDQAAIDTMKASVPFTQASQYIHQPQKFTLPIQYHLET; encoded by the coding sequence AAAAACTTAAAAACATTCGCCATACAAATACATTAGCAGCAACTCAAGCCATTTCAGGTGATGTTTTAAATAAACTGGTTATCTATTTAAATCAGGTTATTAACGCTCATAAGATTTACCCAGAGATTGCCCAAGAGCTTGGTAATCAAGGTAATGTTAATGTTTCTTTTAAGCTTTTCCCCTCTGGTATCATAGAAAATTTACATATTGCTCAATCAAGCGGCTACCAGCGCTTAGATCAAGCCGCAATTGACACCATGAAAGCTTCTGTCCCCTTTACTCAAGCCAGCCAGTACATTCATCAGCCGCAAAAGTTTACTTTGCCGATTCAATACCACCTTGAAACTTAA
- a CDS encoding TonB-dependent receptor domain-containing protein yields MGLIYRKAITIITLKAYKYKRRTKKVADLFNQFKFPILNKLDLVLGARYANQWMNASTTTENSSTHDHFLANEQGLIWHQTSNLEFYLRRDTDYRFINGKEKLWGANGNINNVQMQTGISYETGLKWHQGVNKFEFGIYRLDLNNEITYTPDTNNGFGTVSNLPPTRRIGLNIYDQASLSKNLILNTQASLVRARVSSGTYAGKQVPAVSPISAGLGLTYTWPKDWSFNIMENYYSSSYPANDLDNKGTDQNGSKVPGYFLTDLNIRKKWEKLTINLSIKNLFNKNYARYSLYSPAMYTSDHQQIQGARTTYYPADGITALFTIEYNWA; encoded by the coding sequence GTGGGTTTGATTTACAGAAAAGCAATTACCATAATTACTCTCAAAGCATACAAGTACAAGAGGCGAACGAAAAAAGTCGCCGATCTTTTTAATCAGTTTAAGTTTCCTATTTTAAATAAGCTCGATTTAGTGCTCGGTGCACGCTACGCTAACCAATGGATGAACGCGAGCACAACAACAGAAAATAGCTCAACACATGATCACTTCTTAGCCAATGAGCAAGGCTTGATTTGGCATCAGACATCTAACCTTGAATTTTATCTGCGCCGCGATACTGATTATCGCTTTATTAATGGTAAAGAAAAGCTTTGGGGAGCCAATGGTAATATTAATAATGTACAAATGCAAACCGGAATTTCCTATGAAACAGGCTTAAAATGGCACCAAGGAGTCAATAAGTTTGAATTCGGAATTTATCGCTTGGATTTAAATAATGAAATCACTTACACTCCAGACACAAACAATGGTTTTGGCACCGTAAGCAATCTACCGCCCACACGCCGTATTGGCTTAAACATTTATGATCAAGCCAGCCTTAGCAAAAACCTAATTTTAAATACTCAAGCAAGCTTAGTCCGCGCCCGCGTTAGCTCCGGAACTTATGCAGGCAAACAAGTTCCAGCAGTTTCACCCATTAGCGCTGGTTTGGGCCTAACTTACACCTGGCCAAAAGACTGGAGTTTTAATATTATGGAAAATTATTATAGCAGCAGCTACCCCGCCAATGATCTAGACAACAAAGGCACAGATCAGAACGGATCAAAAGTTCCAGGTTATTTTCTCACTGATTTAAATATCAGGAAAAAATGGGAAAAATTAACAATTAACCTCAGCATTAAAAATTTATTCAACAAAAACTACGCCCGCTACTCTCTTTACTCTCCTGCAATGTATACCAGCGATCACCAACAAATCCAAGGAGCACGTACAACATACTACCCAGCCGATGGAATTACCGCCTTATTCACTATTGAGTATAACTGGGCTTAA
- a CDS encoding TonB-dependent receptor, whose protein sequence is MLKKRSKNTGTDVTFNQKEIQEQGATSVSDFLSQQSIVQIKTSSAQQDQTAIAVRGFGDNANTNSLLLVDGIPLTSFTNVGPNLNTVMIQNIASISLIPSSYGSLYGNQAVGGVVNLKTHVPGKRELYTGFGLGNRDQTQTNFF, encoded by the coding sequence ATGCTAAAAAAACGCTCTAAAAATACCGGCACAGATGTCACCTTCAACCAAAAAGAAATTCAAGAACAAGGGGCAACCTCGGTCAGTGACTTTTTAAGCCAGCAAAGCATTGTTCAAATTAAAACCAGCTCAGCTCAACAGGACCAAACTGCAATTGCAGTACGCGGCTTTGGTGATAATGCAAACACTAACTCATTGTTACTCGTTGATGGCATTCCACTCACAAGCTTTACTAATGTTGGCCCAAATTTAAATACGGTGATGATTCAAAATATCGCCAGCATCAGTTTAATCCCAAGTAGTTATGGCAGTTTGTATGGCAACCAAGCGGTCGGCGGCGTTGTGAATCTAAAAACTCATGTCCCAGGCAAACGAGAATTATACACCGGATTTGGCCTCGGTAATCGAGACCAAACTCAAACTAACTTTTTTTGA
- a CDS encoding glycine-rich domain-containing protein: MINLKSAHDYIERLDLDYICRSMCSDLYPLPQWQWQTVKTCEMLYKRYLWLRVRFPETALVPTKEIDEFWHNHILHTKRYMEDCHALVGGYIHHRPADLENDDLDVLAKDFEVTQTLYLKEFGEPLKVLL, translated from the coding sequence ATGATTAATCTTAAATCAGCACACGATTATATTGAGCGGTTGGATCTTGACTATATCTGTCGCTCTATGTGCTCAGATCTGTATCCATTACCTCAGTGGCAATGGCAAACAGTAAAAACTTGTGAGATGCTCTATAAGCGCTATCTATGGCTTCGAGTGCGATTTCCAGAAACAGCCTTGGTGCCGACAAAGGAAATTGATGAGTTTTGGCATAATCATATCCTTCATACAAAACGTTATATGGAAGATTGTCATGCTTTAGTCGGAGGTTATATTCATCATCGCCCTGCTGACCTAGAAAATGATGACCTAGATGTGCTAGCAAAAGATTTTGAAGTAACGCAAACACTTTATTTAAAAGAATTTGGAGAGCCGCTAAAGGTTTTGTTGTGA
- a CDS encoding ABC transporter ATP-binding protein, producing MATKFELKSAPALEVDGLTKVYEKSDCALDQVSFSIEQGGFYALLGPNGAGKSTLINIITGLISKSSGTVRVFGFDLYQGANSKAKELIGLVPQEFNFNPFESVEHILYTQAGYYGLSKKEVCSKVEFYLKKLGLWEKRRQRARHLSGGMKRRLMIVRALLHEPKLLILDEPTAGVDIELRLLMWDFLKELHAQGKTIILTSHYFEEVENLCKHIIIINKGKLIENNAVDYLLKKEMKNNFLIELKSPKSFNLSSAGNKKYFDQLDFVKVDETRLRFFLDKEQTLNHLVNALSLQGIEIANITRESNTLENIFISLTQKDNKNVC from the coding sequence ATGGCAACAAAATTTGAATTAAAATCTGCCCCAGCTCTTGAAGTTGATGGCTTAACTAAAGTCTATGAAAAAAGTGATTGCGCATTAGATCAAGTCAGTTTTTCAATAGAGCAAGGTGGATTTTATGCGTTACTCGGCCCAAATGGTGCGGGTAAATCTACTTTAATTAATATTATAACGGGATTAATTAGCAAAAGTTCGGGGACTGTTCGAGTTTTTGGTTTTGATTTATATCAAGGGGCTAACAGCAAAGCTAAAGAGCTGATTGGCCTTGTTCCTCAAGAGTTTAATTTTAATCCTTTTGAAAGCGTTGAGCATATTCTTTACACTCAAGCGGGTTATTACGGTTTATCAAAGAAAGAGGTTTGCAGTAAAGTTGAGTTTTATTTAAAAAAACTAGGCTTATGGGAAAAGCGCCGACAACGTGCTAGACACTTATCAGGCGGAATGAAACGGCGATTAATGATCGTTAGAGCATTGCTGCATGAACCTAAGCTCCTTATTTTGGATGAGCCTACTGCTGGTGTTGATATAGAATTAAGGCTTTTAATGTGGGATTTTCTTAAGGAATTACATGCACAAGGGAAGACGATTATTTTAACTTCGCATTACTTTGAGGAAGTAGAAAATCTATGCAAACATATTATTATTATCAATAAAGGTAAGTTGATAGAAAATAACGCTGTTGATTATCTATTGAAAAAAGAAATGAAAAATAATTTTTTAATTGAGTTGAAATCACCTAAATCTTTTAATTTATCTTCGGCTGGAAATAAAAAATATTTTGATCAGTTAGACTTTGTTAAGGTTGATGAAACTCGGCTGCGTTTTTTTCTTGATAAAGAACAGACGCTGAATCATCTTGTTAATGCTCTAAGCCTGCAGGGGATAGAAATAGCGAATATCACGCGTGAGTCGAATACGCTTGAAAATATTTTTATCAGTTTAACGCAAAAAGATAACAAAAATGTTTGCTAG
- a CDS encoding ABC transporter permease, whose product MFARKSLVASKTIISQEIRKTKQVWLQVLCPTVLSTLLYFIVFGHLMGLHTKIIQHLSYLEFIAPGLIMMAMIIAAYDASVSTVFLSRYNKSIEEILISSMSVRNITSSLMIAGMLRGLLIGFIVFIVSLFFINISVKNIILVLTVSILSTLLFSLIGIITGIYIKGFDRIGIIPLFIIRPLSYLGGLFYPLTSLPVFWYKIAIVNPLAYLIDGYRQIFFYKPTIAAFELIIYLLLFICLLYSMAYSLIKCKKNFSH is encoded by the coding sequence ATGTTTGCTAGAAAATCGCTGGTTGCATCGAAGACTATAATTAGTCAAGAAATTAGAAAAACTAAGCAAGTATGGTTGCAAGTACTGTGTCCAACAGTATTGAGTACATTACTTTACTTTATTGTATTTGGCCATCTAATGGGGCTGCATACAAAAATCATCCAACATTTAAGCTATCTGGAGTTTATTGCACCGGGTTTGATTATGATGGCAATGATTATTGCAGCTTATGATGCAAGTGTCTCAACTGTTTTTCTAAGTCGCTATAATAAGTCTATTGAAGAAATTTTGATTTCATCAATGTCTGTTAGAAATATTACCTCCTCATTGATGATCGCAGGAATGTTAAGAGGTTTGTTGATTGGGTTTATTGTTTTTATTGTGAGCCTTTTTTTTATCAATATTTCTGTTAAGAATATAATTCTGGTATTAACTGTTTCAATTTTATCGACTTTGTTATTTTCTTTAATTGGCATCATCACCGGAATTTATATTAAGGGCTTTGATCGAATAGGCATTATTCCTTTGTTTATTATTCGACCCCTTTCTTATTTGGGAGGCTTATTTTACCCTTTAACAAGCCTGCCTGTATTTTGGTATAAAATTGCTATAGTTAACCCCTTAGCCTACTTGATTGACGGCTATAGGCAAATATTTTTTTATAAGCCGACTATTGCTGCTTTTGAATTAATAATTTATTTATTGTTATTTATATGTCTATTGTATTCCATGGCATATAGTTTAATTAAATGTAAAAAGAATTTTTCCCATTAG
- a CDS encoding DUF481 domain-containing protein, with product MKRMTTASLIAVGLACIAAPLSHAATEVNTDDVKSLEAKIAAQQKALAESQQQLTAMKAALVKSGQLKAEPAADEKNKEKSTSHSGNEVKSTATPAKKPEVSRWKGTNLGAGATINTGDNSSQKLNGVLNLKYTTLPWEYSAKVDPQYQHSSDQGVSTNKYNVILAANYYFTPKNFIYNNFTYTYDKFDGNDYYWNYSAGYGRTLYQGPAVTITGQIGPGYVQRKIQDTGEVQRLLALNTMGKLDWQINDKTVFSQSVTPVYTTDLTTVTTSTALTTQLVGSLGLQVQFDTKYLSNVADGSRRFTTTTSLNLLYTFA from the coding sequence ATGAAGCGGATGACAACAGCCTCTTTGATCGCAGTAGGTTTGGCTTGTATAGCTGCACCTTTGAGCCATGCTGCAACCGAGGTTAATACGGATGATGTAAAAAGTTTAGAGGCAAAAATTGCCGCTCAACAAAAAGCACTCGCAGAAAGTCAACAACAACTTACTGCAATGAAAGCAGCATTAGTTAAGTCAGGGCAGCTAAAAGCAGAGCCTGCAGCAGATGAAAAAAATAAAGAAAAATCAACAAGTCACTCTGGTAATGAGGTTAAATCCACTGCTACACCTGCTAAAAAACCAGAGGTGAGTCGCTGGAAAGGAACCAATTTAGGCGCAGGGGCGACGATTAATACTGGGGATAATTCCTCGCAAAAATTAAACGGCGTGTTGAATCTAAAGTACACAACCTTGCCTTGGGAGTACAGTGCTAAGGTCGATCCTCAGTACCAGCACTCTAGTGATCAGGGGGTGAGCACGAATAAATATAATGTGATTTTAGCGGCGAATTATTATTTTACGCCTAAGAATTTCATTTATAACAATTTTACTTATACTTACGATAAGTTTGATGGTAATGATTATTACTGGAATTACTCCGCAGGTTATGGTCGTACTCTCTACCAAGGGCCAGCAGTGACGATTACCGGGCAGATTGGTCCAGGTTATGTGCAGCGTAAAATTCAAGATACCGGTGAAGTCCAACGTTTGCTCGCTTTAAATACCATGGGTAAGCTGGATTGGCAGATCAATGATAAGACGGTCTTTAGCCAGAGTGTAACGCCTGTGTATACGACTGATTTAACGACGGTGACAACTTCTACGGCTTTAACAACGCAATTGGTGGGTAGTTTAGGCTTGCAGGTGCAGTTTGATACGAAATACTTATCGAATGTTGCTGATGGGTCGCGTCGCTTTACCACAACGACAAGCTTAAATTTACTTTATACGTTTGCTTAA
- a CDS encoding CBS domain-containing protein, with amino-acid sequence MIVKDIMISPVITGNMDSTIGEIYNFFKSKQIHHLPIVHDNHLVGLVSDSDIVTALSPYWGTAAEQTRDIDTANRLAHQIMTRNPVCIHANEKIEAAANKILQKDVSCLPVLDETDCLCGILSWKDIIKHFIKDHQNDTQNPLSLIDVKETDNDPGQSQ; translated from the coding sequence ATGATAGTTAAAGACATTATGATCAGCCCGGTCATTACAGGCAATATGGATAGCACTATCGGCGAGATCTATAACTTTTTCAAAAGTAAACAGATTCACCACTTACCCATCGTCCATGACAACCATTTAGTTGGCCTCGTCTCAGACAGTGATATCGTCACAGCATTGAGTCCCTACTGGGGAACCGCAGCAGAACAAACTCGAGATATTGATACTGCCAACCGCCTTGCTCACCAAATTATGACACGCAATCCGGTGTGCATTCATGCGAATGAAAAGATCGAAGCAGCAGCCAATAAAATCTTACAAAAAGATGTTTCTTGTCTACCTGTCCTTGATGAAACTGACTGTTTGTGCGGCATATTAAGTTGGAAAGATATCATTAAACACTTTATTAAAGATCATCAAAACGACACTCAAAACCCGCTTTCTTTAATCGATGTTAAAGAAACGGACAATGATCCTGGACAATCGCAGTAA
- a CDS encoding TIGR00645 family protein, which translates to MQRTPSKLEESIEKMIFASRWLQAPIYIIILFVLFAFIYFAAMDVYDLYANISKLNEEKLIVTALSLCDIILIANLVIIVVISGYENFVSRLDVDHKEGEPIWIKRLNHGGVKLKIAASIVAISSIQLLKVFLESVSPNTPLNSQTLLWSVIIHLTFIASALLLALMSWIEKRI; encoded by the coding sequence ATGCAACGAACGCCTTCAAAGTTAGAAGAAAGCATCGAAAAAATGATTTTCGCCAGCCGCTGGCTGCAAGCCCCCATCTACATCATCATTTTATTCGTCTTATTTGCCTTTATTTATTTTGCTGCGATGGATGTCTATGACCTATATGCAAATATATCAAAGCTTAACGAAGAAAAATTAATTGTCACCGCATTATCACTCTGCGATATCATCCTAATTGCCAATCTTGTCATCATTGTTGTCATCAGTGGCTATGAAAATTTTGTCTCACGATTAGACGTAGATCACAAAGAAGGGGAACCCATTTGGATCAAGCGCCTTAATCATGGTGGTGTGAAATTAAAAATTGCAGCCTCCATCGTAGCCATCTCTTCGATTCAACTACTTAAAGTCTTTTTAGAGTCCGTCAGCCCAAATACCCCTTTAAATTCACAAACCTTACTCTGGAGTGTCATTATCCACCTCACCTTTATCGCTTCAGCCTTACTTTTAGCACTGATGAGTTGGATTGAAAAACGCATCTAA
- a CDS encoding FimV/HubP family polar landmark protein has product MKLIISAVVFSLSISISGTVAAKNYGPVKAKETLWSIAKAKRPKGMSIPKMMQAIVRLNPKAFNNNDPATLKKGVVLKLPSFAVAKKTTATTKKVITKKTAQPKRPTPVKTVKVKKSAVAKPVAPPAKKVIIEKKVSYIPTDKPRQIDNELKAQLSHITEQMSELTRSVEEVQEEMLSVAKDVQQTSMGVLQLEEYQQDLQQAERERLAHQEREALDQQILRKRQDHIEEIPVELGQQKAIASSDSVAREGPLKAKENRIDSYLDGTIFDWLLLVLILIGLIPLVMLKRYIRDRKLSTEQVVKKKIAPVASAAERKEPVVQSVAKQEEGRPAATVGMANVVTQTISEPSLKAKGFADPVSVGYLVAMSKQQYHQAETLLKEAIADRPDELELQLKLLEVYAMTHQKTEFEDLAEKCTAYPGEHDRDILIAQITNIRNSAWGVKAAVADNATVSLSDVTEALDSSATATKPIAEESLESATDELILGESSSPETETPEAETPEAETPEAETPEAETPEAETPRS; this is encoded by the coding sequence GTGAAGTTAATCATTAGCGCAGTCGTTTTTTCCTTATCTATAAGCATAAGTGGAACTGTTGCAGCTAAAAATTATGGCCCCGTGAAAGCGAAGGAAACTCTGTGGAGTATCGCTAAGGCCAAGCGTCCTAAAGGCATGTCAATTCCTAAAATGATGCAAGCGATTGTCCGTTTAAATCCAAAGGCGTTTAATAATAATGATCCGGCAACCTTGAAAAAAGGGGTGGTTTTAAAGCTGCCAAGTTTTGCAGTTGCGAAAAAAACAACGGCTACCACCAAAAAAGTAATTACGAAAAAAACAGCTCAGCCTAAGCGACCAACACCAGTAAAAACAGTTAAAGTGAAAAAGTCTGCAGTTGCTAAGCCGGTAGCTCCTCCAGCTAAAAAGGTTATTATCGAGAAAAAAGTGAGCTATATTCCAACAGATAAGCCACGCCAAATCGATAATGAGTTAAAAGCGCAATTAAGTCATATTACTGAGCAAATGTCAGAGCTAACACGCTCCGTAGAAGAAGTTCAAGAAGAAATGCTGAGTGTCGCCAAAGATGTGCAGCAAACCTCGATGGGGGTTTTGCAATTAGAAGAATATCAGCAGGATTTGCAACAAGCTGAGCGTGAGCGTTTAGCACACCAGGAAAGAGAAGCGCTTGATCAGCAAATTTTGCGTAAGCGCCAAGATCACATTGAAGAAATTCCTGTTGAGCTAGGGCAGCAAAAAGCAATCGCTTCGAGTGACTCTGTGGCAAGAGAAGGACCATTAAAAGCAAAAGAAAATCGAATTGATAGCTATCTTGATGGGACAATTTTTGATTGGTTACTGCTTGTTTTGATTCTAATAGGTTTGATTCCATTGGTTATGCTCAAACGCTATATTCGTGATCGCAAGCTAAGTACAGAGCAGGTAGTTAAGAAGAAAATAGCGCCAGTAGCGAGCGCAGCGGAACGCAAAGAGCCTGTTGTGCAGTCTGTCGCGAAACAAGAAGAGGGAAGGCCTGCTGCGACTGTAGGTATGGCAAATGTAGTAACACAGACTATATCAGAGCCATCGTTAAAAGCTAAGGGGTTTGCAGATCCAGTTTCCGTAGGTTATTTGGTTGCGATGTCAAAGCAACAATACCATCAAGCAGAGACTTTATTAAAAGAGGCGATTGCTGATCGACCTGATGAGCTTGAGTTACAACTTAAGCTGTTAGAAGTTTATGCGATGACTCACCAAAAAACAGAATTTGAGGATTTAGCCGAGAAGTGCACAGCTTATCCAGGGGAACATGATCGAGATATTTTAATCGCTCAAATTACCAATATTCGTAACTCTGCCTGGGGTGTTAAAGCAGCGGTTGCCGATAATGCGACGGTAAGCTTAAGTGATGTGACCGAAGCGTTGGATAGTTCGGCTACAGCAACTAAGCCTATTGCAGAAGAGTCGTTAGAATCAGCGACAGATGAGCTCATACTGGGAGAGTCTAGTTCTCCGGAGACTGAAACCCCAGAAGCTGAAACCCCAGAAGCTGAAACCCCAGAAGCTGAAACCCCAGAAGCTGAAACCCCAGAAGCTGAAACCCCCAGAAGCTGA
- a CDS encoding FimV/HubP family polar landmark protein, translated as EAETPEAETPEAETPEAETPEVETPEAETPEAETPEAETPEAETPEADLELVEEDAQEGEVAEGEEGAVNLNVSVRGGGDNQDVQTVSLDEGDEATLTMGEEESEAALDDIRLEEESDDSNVGADVDILAGDNEVSAQLDAARAYVLAEDVDSARRVLRDVLKQGDSGQQDEARQLLAELDGAEEAST; from the coding sequence CAGAAGCTGAAACCCCAGAAGCTGAAACCCCAGAAGCTGAAACCCCAGAAGCTGAAACCCCAGAAGTCGAGACTCCAGAAGCTGAAACTCCAGAAGCTGAAACTCCAGAAGCTGAAACTCCAGAAGCTGAAACTCCCGAGGCTGACTTAGAGCTCGTCGAAGAAGATGCCCAAGAAGGTGAAGTTGCAGAAGGAGAAGAAGGTGCGGTGAATCTTAATGTTTCTGTGCGTGGAGGAGGAGATAATCAAGATGTCCAGACTGTTTCCCTTGATGAGGGGGATGAAGCAACATTGACAATGGGTGAAGAGGAATCTGAGGCAGCGCTTGATGATATTCGCCTTGAAGAAGAAAGTGATGACAGTAATGTTGGTGCGGATGTTGATATTTTGGCAGGAGATAATGAAGTCAGTGCGCAGCTGGATGCTGCTCGGGCTTATGTGTTAGCAGAGGATGTTGATAGTGCCAGAAGGGTGCTGCGCGATGTGCTTAAACAAGGGGACAGTGGCCAACAAGATGAAGCACGTCAGTTGTTGGCAGAGCTTGATGGGGCTGAGGAAGCTTCAACGTAA
- a CDS encoding DNA replication terminus site-binding protein, with translation MPLDAEFRIDVINAYEALNQALSNLEHAINNDQHLPSWIEGNPSAPRQSSYQAIGQLEYLSDQPPKETLICAGLIAASPQTLDCVKQVNEAKVQFKQAMLALKAAKITVHDPALVSHFESHLQTRSKGTRSHLQKMGLARLHLKQCYRKIPLLEERPNKISWTWAHTRAIKRISAADCITLLQKKWQRPWYFTTIRKGTKAPLRYTFSHCPRARPTFTRQYCVL, from the coding sequence ATGCCCTTAGACGCTGAATTTAGAATCGATGTTATTAACGCTTACGAGGCTCTTAATCAGGCCCTATCAAACTTAGAGCATGCGATTAATAATGACCAGCATTTGCCCTCATGGATAGAAGGCAATCCCAGCGCTCCCCGTCAATCAAGCTACCAAGCCATCGGCCAGCTTGAATATTTATCTGACCAACCTCCTAAAGAAACCCTCATTTGTGCAGGTTTAATTGCAGCTTCGCCTCAAACACTCGATTGTGTCAAACAAGTCAATGAAGCCAAAGTACAGTTCAAGCAGGCCATGCTTGCCTTAAAAGCCGCAAAAATAACCGTTCATGACCCAGCTTTAGTCTCTCATTTTGAAAGCCACTTGCAAACACGCTCAAAGGGCACTCGGAGCCACTTACAGAAAATGGGCCTTGCACGCTTACACCTTAAACAATGTTATCGAAAAATCCCCCTGCTTGAAGAACGTCCTAATAAAATCAGCTGGACCTGGGCCCATACTCGGGCCATCAAGCGTATTAGTGCAGCCGACTGTATCACCTTGCTGCAAAAAAAATGGCAAAGACCCTGGTATTTTACAACAATTAGAAAAGGTACAAAAGCTCCGCTCAGATACACTTTTAGCCATTGTCCAAGAGCTCGCCCCACATTTACGCGCCAATATTGTGTTCTCTAA
- a CDS encoding class I poly(R)-hydroxyalkanoic acid synthase: protein MTDATADKGQSQEWQQFSTMTEEVFAQSQKAFAQFIEGQQSGNVGMGSVKQIQQVVQDTMLAWMNNPIGFVESQVQLWNNYMTLWQRTMLGFMEGKPVSPLISPSKGDRRFKHEDWENMPLFDFIKQAYLLTADHITETINNLEHLDEKRSQQAAFYTRQFVAALSPSNFAATNPEVLRMMVESKGENLIKGMQNLIDDFKRGKGVLNIRMTDLEAFEVGKNIATTPGQVVYENETMQLIQYTPTTKKVYEKPVLIIPPWINKYYILDLQEKIHLLNTCLTKA from the coding sequence ATGACGGATGCAACCGCCGATAAAGGCCAGTCTCAGGAATGGCAGCAATTTTCTACAATGACCGAGGAAGTGTTTGCACAAAGCCAAAAAGCATTTGCACAATTTATCGAAGGCCAACAGTCAGGCAATGTCGGTATGGGGAGTGTGAAACAAATACAGCAAGTCGTTCAAGATACCATGCTAGCCTGGATGAATAACCCCATCGGCTTTGTTGAATCACAAGTGCAGCTTTGGAATAACTACATGACTTTGTGGCAGCGGACAATGCTTGGATTTATGGAAGGCAAGCCGGTATCTCCATTGATTAGCCCAAGTAAGGGAGATCGTCGTTTTAAGCATGAAGACTGGGAAAACATGCCCTTATTTGATTTTATCAAGCAAGCTTATTTGCTGACGGCAGATCATATTACCGAAACGATTAATAACCTTGAGCATTTGGATGAAAAGCGCTCACAACAAGCGGCTTTTTATACCCGGCAGTTTGTTGCTGCTTTATCGCCGAGTAATTTTGCGGCGACAAATCCCGAAGTGCTTAGGATGATGGTCGAAAGCAAGGGTGAGAACCTGATCAAAGGGATGCAAAACCTGATTGATGATTTTAAGCGCGGTAAAGGTGTTTTAAATATTCGCATGACCGACTTAGAAGCCTTTGAAGTCGGCAAAAATATTGCGACCACACCCGGGCAGGTCGTTTATGAAAACGAAACCATGCAGCTGATTCAGTACACACCGACGACGAAAAAAGTGTATGAAAAGCCAGTATTAATTATTCCACCTTGGATTAATAAATATTATATTTTGGACTTGCAAGAAAAAATTCATTTGTTAAATACTTGCTTGACCAAGGCTTAA